A DNA window from Micromonospora sp. NBC_01739 contains the following coding sequences:
- a CDS encoding DUF6406 domain-containing protein, which yields MPATGTGGQPLRSFTANTAIRNNVPTDIGSARLGVRWVDVGPPVRAEIVVMPRREGDTTRYEVTLGETFPVGEETWRFADLDMTSANHWQVKIRRVDEDEVMEPPTGHLWKRARLRPYGQLDEAQLQSVEAALGRPLPPDYRDWLRRNNGALPEGEHHIPGAPFSLLPERPLFGMHPQYPPFDLVHAQRVHRDPWFSPDWLVIANPFGGLLVIGTQTPNGHVYFLHELDLLGPPGPAASAIRERKLRAVAWSMGEFIGKLTPKEPDDQPAVQILPPGTATDPRNYGPF from the coding sequence ATGCCGGCCACAGGGACAGGGGGACAGCCGTTGCGATCCTTCACCGCCAACACAGCGATCCGAAACAACGTCCCGACCGACATCGGGTCCGCCCGACTCGGGGTGCGTTGGGTCGACGTGGGACCACCGGTGCGTGCCGAAATCGTCGTCATGCCGCGTCGGGAGGGAGACACCACGCGGTACGAGGTGACCCTCGGCGAGACCTTTCCGGTTGGCGAGGAGACCTGGCGCTTCGCGGATCTCGACATGACCAGTGCCAACCACTGGCAGGTGAAAATCCGTCGGGTGGACGAGGACGAGGTGATGGAGCCGCCCACCGGCCACCTCTGGAAGCGGGCACGCTTGCGCCCGTACGGGCAACTAGACGAGGCGCAACTCCAGTCGGTCGAGGCGGCGCTGGGGCGTCCGCTTCCGCCGGACTACCGCGACTGGCTGCGCCGGAACAACGGAGCCCTGCCCGAAGGCGAGCACCACATCCCCGGTGCACCCTTCTCGCTGCTGCCCGAGCGTCCGCTGTTCGGGATGCACCCCCAGTACCCGCCCTTCGACCTGGTGCACGCGCAGCGCGTACATCGGGATCCGTGGTTTTCGCCGGACTGGCTGGTGATCGCCAATCCCTTCGGCGGGCTGCTGGTGATCGGCACGCAGACGCCCAACGGACATGTCTACTTCCTGCACGAGCTGGACCTGCTGGGCCCGCCCGGCCCGGCCGCCTCGGCGATACGGGAGCGGAAGCTGCGGGCGGTGGCCTGGTCGATGGGGGAGTTCATCGGAAAGCTGACCCCGAAGGAGCCCGACGATCAACCGGCGGTGCAGATCCTGCCGCCCGGCACCGCCACCGACCCGCGCAACTACGGCCCGTTCTGA
- a CDS encoding DUF6406 domain-containing protein: MRSFTAVAAIANNATANVGPARFGVRWVDVGPPVRAEIIVMPFGGGEDRDYELTLGETFPVGEERWRFADLTMSSLDEWEVIVRRVDDEEPAESPTARPWEPARLRPYGRLDEEQLRSVEAALGVRLPMEYRDWLGRNNGALPEVEHHIPGIPFTLMPERPLFGVHPQHPAVDLVHAQRVHRDPWLSRDWLVIARPSGGLLVVSAAATGNEVIHFLHEQDMVGPPGPAASLARERKLRPVAESMPVLIGRLTPLDLTDLPPAQFATDQENGPR; the protein is encoded by the coding sequence TTGCGCTCCTTCACTGCTGTCGCCGCCATCGCGAACAATGCCACGGCCAACGTGGGACCGGCCCGATTCGGGGTCCGTTGGGTCGATGTCGGGCCCCCGGTACGCGCCGAGATCATCGTCATGCCCTTCGGGGGCGGGGAGGATCGCGACTACGAACTCACCCTCGGTGAGACCTTCCCGGTCGGTGAGGAGAGGTGGCGGTTCGCCGATCTCACCATGTCCAGCCTGGACGAGTGGGAGGTCATCGTTCGCCGGGTGGACGACGAGGAGCCGGCGGAGTCGCCGACCGCCCGGCCGTGGGAGCCGGCCCGGCTGCGCCCCTACGGCCGGCTGGACGAGGAGCAGCTCCGCTCGGTGGAGGCTGCCCTCGGGGTGCGGCTGCCGATGGAGTACCGCGACTGGCTGGGCCGGAACAACGGCGCCCTGCCCGAGGTGGAACACCACATCCCGGGTATTCCGTTCACCCTGATGCCGGAACGCCCGCTGTTCGGGGTGCACCCGCAGCACCCGGCCGTTGATCTGGTGCACGCCCAGCGGGTCCATCGGGACCCCTGGCTGTCGCGGGACTGGCTGGTCATCGCCAGGCCCTCCGGCGGTCTGCTGGTGGTCTCGGCAGCAGCGACCGGCAACGAGGTGATCCACTTCCTGCACGAGCAGGACATGGTCGGTCCACCCGGCCCGGCGGCCTCCCTGGCCCGGGAACGCAAGTTGCGCCCGGTGGCGGAGTCCATGCCGGTGCTCATCGGTCGACTGACTCCGCTTGACCTGACTGACCTGCCTCCCGCCCAGTTCGCCACCGATCAGGAGAACGGCCCCAGGTGA
- a CDS encoding SCO4848 family membrane protein, protein MVLSRGWAVFLTGVGVWTWVIWPRFALAIWNDPRSWASSVVGDWPATGFLWVHALLIGASLAIGTTVGLLGLRAWRAAFRRTP, encoded by the coding sequence ATGGTGCTGTCGCGGGGTTGGGCGGTCTTCCTCACCGGGGTCGGGGTCTGGACCTGGGTGATCTGGCCCCGCTTCGCCCTGGCCATCTGGAACGACCCCAGGTCGTGGGCCAGCTCAGTGGTCGGGGACTGGCCGGCGACCGGCTTTCTCTGGGTGCACGCGTTGCTGATCGGCGCCTCGCTCGCCATCGGCACGACCGTCGGCCTGCTCGGCCTCCGCGCCTGGAGAGCAGCATTCCGCCGTACGCCCTGA
- a CDS encoding class I SAM-dependent methyltransferase family protein, which yields MKDGKDWYAWHGPYTDPGSPLARRLRLVQQHIAAWLDERPGGPVSVVSMCAGQGHDILAVLASRPDARRVSATLIEYEPRNVVAARAMAEGHDTVTVAQADAGDLASYRQAVPADLVIMAGVLGNISDADVHTTIQALPQLCAADATVIWTRTRRAPDLTPAVRGWLAEAGFAEEAFTAPDDVLFSVGVHRFTGTHSSWGAARSSSSSHDRRRTDDLTVRGTGDL from the coding sequence ATGAAGGACGGCAAGGACTGGTACGCCTGGCATGGCCCGTACACCGATCCCGGCTCGCCCCTGGCACGCCGGCTGAGGCTGGTCCAGCAGCACATCGCCGCCTGGCTCGATGAGCGACCCGGCGGACCGGTCTCCGTGGTCAGCATGTGCGCCGGCCAAGGCCACGACATCCTGGCCGTGCTGGCGTCACGCCCCGATGCGAGGCGAGTCAGCGCCACCCTGATCGAGTACGAACCGCGCAACGTCGTCGCAGCCCGGGCAATGGCCGAGGGCCACGATACGGTGACCGTTGCACAGGCCGACGCCGGTGACCTCGCCTCATACCGGCAGGCGGTGCCTGCGGACCTGGTCATCATGGCTGGCGTTCTGGGCAACATCAGCGACGCCGATGTACACACCACCATTCAGGCATTGCCGCAGCTCTGCGCGGCCGACGCCACGGTTATCTGGACCAGGACACGACGAGCACCCGACCTGACACCGGCTGTCCGAGGATGGCTGGCCGAAGCAGGGTTCGCCGAAGAGGCGTTCACCGCTCCCGACGACGTGCTGTTCTCCGTCGGCGTCCATCGCTTCACCGGCACCCACAGCAGCTGGGGAGCGGCAAGATCTTCCAGTTCATCGCATGACCGACGGCGAACCGACGATTTGACGGTTCGGGGGACCGGAGACCTCTGA
- a CDS encoding IS1096 element passenger TnpR family protein gives MARTWLSIRVELISGRGLDLWPRPGRVFAAGRSHTFAQLAEAIDLAFARWDLAHMHMFTLADQTQVTPLELWDGEAPEGSIDSDRTKMSRLGGGEQFAYLFDFGDDWAHLCTVAESRIDPLETLGGLPAEPMPYFGWGDLPDQYGRRWDGDDGGSQPPKPPRRPLADLPPLLPWWGPRQRGQ, from the coding sequence GTGGCGCGTACCTGGCTGTCCATCCGGGTTGAGCTGATCTCCGGTCGTGGCCTCGACCTGTGGCCTCGACCTGGCAGGGTCTTCGCCGCAGGCCGGTCCCACACCTTCGCTCAGCTGGCTGAGGCGATCGACCTGGCGTTCGCCCGTTGGGACCTGGCCCACATGCACATGTTCACGCTGGCCGACCAGACCCAGGTCACACCGCTTGAGTTGTGGGATGGCGAAGCGCCCGAGGGCAGCATCGACAGCGACCGGACCAAGATGAGTCGGCTGGGCGGCGGCGAGCAGTTCGCGTACCTGTTCGACTTCGGTGACGACTGGGCGCACCTGTGCACGGTCGCCGAGTCCCGCATCGACCCGCTCGAGACGCTCGGCGGTCTGCCTGCCGAGCCGATGCCGTACTTCGGCTGGGGTGACTTGCCCGACCAGTATGGCCGGCGCTGGGACGGCGACGACGGCGGGTCGCAGCCGCCGAAACCTCCCCGCCGACCGCTTGCCGACCTTCCCCCGCTGCTGCCGTGGTGGGGACCCCGCCAACGCGGACAGTGA
- a CDS encoding VanW family protein — MTLYGENRPPADDDRPTVQVTAVSWPVEEPERPAPVAPQGGGVKRSRRFRILLATGIATTVLASVGVVAAWAYVGEVPRGTTVLGTELGGRSRADAARDLQAHLDRRAAELAAPIEVRVGERTAQINPAEVGLTVDVEATVAAAAAAQAHAVDRLVGSREIEPVVSVDVPKLETELQKLVGKQGRKMTMPAITFTGTTPKARHPKPSLTIDPEHSAQVVKEGWLNGQPVNVPLVENHPITSAEEVDRLVEELAKPAVSAPVKVTTDRGTVTIPPQAIAKSLRFKADKAGKLTPSVDAKKLRSALGDRLDKVEVAPKNATMTISGGKPKVVDGRSGKQVDLGALREDLLAVLPRTDGRTLPAELKPVTPKVTAEKIAGLGIKEKVSSFTTYFTGGLSSPRSQNIVTIAKHVDGTVVLPGETFSLNGHTGERGYAQGYRDAPVILDGKLVPGVGGGTSQFTTTLFNATYYAGLEDVEHKPHSYYFSRYPAVIESTIFWPNLDFKFRNNTEYGVLIDTSYTGNSVTVSIWSTKIWDSVKTEYGPRRNITSPRTVYLDPGPTCIPANGSQGFTQDAFRVIKKDGKVVKREKFTWTYDAEPRFICAREPA; from the coding sequence GTGACCCTGTACGGCGAGAACCGTCCGCCCGCTGACGACGACCGGCCCACGGTCCAGGTGACAGCGGTCAGTTGGCCTGTCGAGGAACCGGAGCGTCCCGCCCCGGTGGCACCGCAGGGCGGCGGCGTGAAGCGTTCCCGTCGGTTCCGGATCCTGCTCGCCACCGGGATCGCCACCACCGTGCTGGCCTCGGTCGGCGTCGTGGCCGCCTGGGCGTACGTCGGTGAGGTCCCGCGCGGCACCACCGTGCTCGGCACCGAACTCGGCGGGCGCAGCCGCGCGGACGCGGCCCGGGACCTACAGGCCCACCTGGACCGGCGGGCCGCCGAACTGGCCGCCCCGATCGAGGTACGAGTGGGCGAACGCACGGCGCAGATCAACCCGGCCGAGGTAGGCCTGACGGTCGACGTGGAAGCCACCGTGGCCGCCGCGGCGGCGGCCCAGGCGCACGCCGTGGACCGCCTGGTCGGGTCCCGCGAGATCGAGCCGGTGGTCTCCGTCGACGTGCCGAAGCTGGAGACCGAGCTGCAGAAGCTCGTCGGTAAGCAGGGCCGGAAGATGACCATGCCGGCGATCACCTTCACCGGCACCACCCCGAAGGCACGGCACCCGAAGCCCAGCCTGACCATCGACCCCGAGCACTCGGCGCAGGTGGTCAAGGAGGGCTGGCTCAACGGGCAGCCGGTGAACGTGCCGCTGGTGGAGAACCACCCGATCACCTCCGCCGAGGAGGTGGACCGCCTGGTCGAGGAGTTGGCCAAGCCGGCGGTCTCGGCGCCGGTCAAGGTGACCACCGATCGGGGCACGGTGACCATCCCGCCGCAGGCGATCGCCAAGAGTCTCCGGTTCAAGGCCGACAAGGCCGGCAAGCTGACCCCCAGCGTGGACGCCAAGAAGCTGCGGTCCGCCCTCGGCGACCGGCTCGACAAGGTCGAGGTGGCACCGAAGAACGCCACCATGACCATCTCCGGGGGCAAGCCGAAGGTGGTCGACGGGCGCTCCGGCAAGCAGGTGGACCTGGGCGCCCTCCGCGAGGACCTGCTGGCCGTCCTACCCCGCACCGATGGTCGTACGCTCCCCGCCGAGCTCAAGCCGGTCACCCCGAAGGTCACCGCGGAGAAGATCGCCGGCCTGGGGATCAAGGAGAAGGTCTCCTCCTTCACCACCTACTTCACCGGTGGGCTGTCCTCGCCGCGTAGCCAGAACATCGTGACGATCGCCAAGCACGTCGACGGCACAGTGGTCCTGCCCGGCGAAACCTTCTCGCTCAACGGCCACACCGGGGAGCGGGGCTACGCCCAGGGCTACCGGGACGCCCCGGTGATCCTCGACGGCAAACTGGTGCCCGGGGTCGGCGGCGGCACCTCCCAGTTCACCACCACGCTGTTCAACGCGACGTACTACGCCGGCCTCGAGGACGTCGAGCACAAACCGCACTCGTACTACTTCAGCCGCTACCCGGCCGTCATCGAGTCCACGATCTTCTGGCCCAACCTCGACTTCAAGTTCCGCAACAACACCGAGTACGGGGTACTGATCGACACCTCGTACACCGGCAACTCGGTCACCGTGTCGATCTGGAGCACGAAGATCTGGGACAGCGTCAAGACGGAGTACGGCCCCCGACGCAACATCACCTCACCGCGGACCGTCTACCTGGATCCGGGGCCCACCTGCATCCCGGCCAATGGCAGCCAGGGCTTCACTCAGGACGCCTTCCGGGTCATCAAGAAGGACGGCAAGGTCGTCAAGCGGGAGAAGTTCACCTGGACCTACGACGCGGAACCCCGCTTCATCTGCGCCAGGGAACCCGCCTGA
- a CDS encoding polysaccharide biosynthesis protein has translation MTQTTGSDTSRFRLGAAGAAVTLATLVTNALAYVVPVLGARRLSAADLGALATVLALGAIAAVPGFGLQIAVAAHRARSGGGGAGPLGLRTAALTGAVTLAAVPLLTVLLRLPVPLTLLLAATTFTTVLAGRWLGELQGDQRFLRLAVAMAVVATGRYGGLVLGLLLGAGPVTCLLLAAVTGLLALPILARLATPPSATTAVPPTVPPPPRADEPAAALLRAAETRRTTDLAPRGLGARQVATACTATLAMLTISYADLILARQLLPAAESGAYAVGSVLTKGALWAPQVVTLLVLPRLARGDRRARLAALGLIMACGVALVAAATIGGELAFRLAGGADYLHLADTAPFFAATGALYAVVFMLVNERVATGARWPAAPLWVATLGLAAAAALIAPRTLTGVLSCALAAAAVTATAMAWQVFRPSRVTDSTTGSRSSVRTGEAGRPETTQRERPAAGRR, from the coding sequence ATGACGCAGACGACGGGCAGCGACACCAGCCGGTTCCGGCTGGGTGCGGCCGGTGCCGCCGTCACCCTCGCCACCCTGGTGACCAACGCCCTGGCCTATGTCGTCCCGGTGCTGGGCGCCCGCCGGCTCAGCGCCGCCGATCTGGGGGCCCTGGCCACCGTCCTGGCGCTGGGTGCCATCGCGGCGGTACCCGGCTTCGGGCTCCAGATCGCGGTCGCCGCGCACCGGGCCCGCTCAGGTGGCGGCGGTGCCGGACCACTCGGGCTGCGTACCGCCGCGCTGACCGGGGCGGTCACCCTGGCCGCGGTACCCCTGTTGACCGTCCTCCTCCGGCTGCCGGTCCCGTTGACCCTGCTGCTGGCCGCCACCACCTTCACCACCGTGCTGGCCGGTCGGTGGCTGGGTGAGTTGCAGGGTGATCAGCGTTTCCTCCGGCTCGCCGTAGCCATGGCCGTGGTGGCCACCGGCCGGTACGGCGGCCTGGTCCTCGGTCTCCTGCTCGGCGCCGGGCCGGTCACCTGCCTGCTGTTGGCGGCGGTCACCGGGCTGCTGGCCCTGCCGATCCTGGCCCGCCTGGCCACCCCACCGAGCGCCACCACCGCCGTACCACCCACGGTGCCACCCCCGCCGCGAGCCGACGAACCCGCCGCCGCCCTGTTGCGAGCCGCCGAGACGCGGCGCACGACGGACCTCGCGCCGCGTGGGCTGGGGGCCCGGCAGGTGGCCACCGCTTGCACCGCCACTCTGGCGATGCTCACCATCTCGTACGCCGACCTGATCCTCGCCCGCCAACTGCTGCCCGCCGCCGAATCCGGCGCGTACGCGGTCGGTTCGGTACTCACCAAGGGTGCGCTGTGGGCGCCTCAGGTGGTCACCCTGCTGGTGCTGCCCCGACTGGCCCGGGGCGACCGCCGTGCCCGCCTGGCCGCGCTGGGTCTGATCATGGCTTGTGGGGTGGCCCTCGTCGCCGCCGCCACCATCGGCGGCGAGTTGGCCTTCCGGCTGGCCGGCGGCGCCGACTACCTGCACCTGGCCGACACGGCACCGTTCTTCGCCGCCACCGGGGCCCTGTACGCGGTGGTGTTCATGCTGGTCAACGAGAGGGTGGCGACCGGCGCCCGGTGGCCGGCCGCACCCCTGTGGGTGGCCACCCTGGGCCTGGCCGCCGCGGCCGCCCTCATCGCGCCCCGTACCCTCACCGGAGTCCTGTCCTGCGCGCTGGCCGCCGCCGCCGTCACCGCCACGGCGATGGCCTGGCAGGTCTTCCGGCCCAGCCGGGTGACCGACTCGACCACCGGCAGCCGGTCCTCCGTCAGGACAGGCGAAGCAGGCCGCCCGGAGACTACGCAGCGTGAGCGCCCTGCTGCCGGTAGGCGGTAA
- a CDS encoding FkbM family methyltransferase: MASTKLAPAATSGLAAMLPERLLGAAIRRVYPRVEPELARLAEFVPVGGTAVDVGAWYGPWTARLLRRAARVVAVEPTTALAGQLRTAFPRVEVVEAAVSDHEGTATLYLPEGGAIVGTSSLEDPTQGAPVPVRRITLDSLGLTEVRFIKIDIEGHELPALRGAAETVKRDRPVLLIEVEERIQPVEPLLELLTGWGYRGYVLPGREWVPLADFDLGGHQREAIVRVGQSFARRVLWPRPRYVNSVLFRPE; encoded by the coding sequence ATGGCGTCGACGAAGCTGGCCCCCGCAGCGACCTCCGGCCTGGCGGCCATGCTCCCCGAGCGGCTGCTCGGGGCGGCGATCCGTCGGGTCTATCCACGGGTGGAGCCGGAACTGGCCCGGTTGGCCGAGTTCGTTCCTGTCGGCGGCACGGCGGTGGACGTCGGCGCCTGGTACGGCCCGTGGACCGCCCGGTTGCTGCGGCGGGCGGCGCGGGTGGTCGCGGTGGAACCGACGACCGCACTGGCCGGCCAGTTGCGTACGGCCTTCCCCCGGGTGGAGGTGGTCGAGGCGGCGGTCTCCGACCACGAGGGCACGGCCACCCTGTACCTGCCCGAAGGGGGCGCTATCGTCGGCACCTCCTCGCTGGAGGATCCGACCCAGGGCGCCCCGGTGCCGGTCCGCCGGATCACCCTGGACTCGCTGGGCCTGACCGAGGTGCGGTTCATCAAGATTGACATCGAGGGTCACGAGCTGCCCGCCCTGCGCGGCGCGGCGGAGACCGTCAAGCGGGACCGTCCGGTGCTGCTGATCGAGGTGGAGGAACGGATCCAGCCGGTCGAGCCGCTGCTGGAGCTGCTGACCGGCTGGGGCTACCGCGGCTACGTGCTGCCGGGCCGCGAGTGGGTGCCGCTGGCCGACTTCGACCTCGGCGGGCACCAGCGAGAGGCGATCGTACGGGTCGGGCAGAGCTTCGCCCGCCGGGTCCTCTGGCCCCGGCCCCGGTACGTCAACTCGGTGCTGTTCCGCCCGGAGTGA
- a CDS encoding glycosyltransferase family 4 protein has protein sequence MDHSDTPSRHVLFLNWRDTTNPEGGGSEVYIERIAAELVTAGHRVTLLCAAHDQGGPAETTDTGVRVLRRGSRMTVYLRAALICLVGRFGFGPLGRRGLGRPDLVVDVCNGVPFFAPLYAGRPVIALVHHVHREQWPVVFGPWMSRLGWWIESWLAVRLYRRCRYVTVSEASRAELTDLGVDADRIDVVPNGTPAVTGPALPRTPHPSLLVLGRLVPHKRVEIALRAVAELVDELPGLELVVAGQGWWEGPLRELSESLGITDRVRFTGFVSEEEKHALLCSAWLALTPSLKEGWGLTIVEAAACSTPTVAFRYAGGVAEAMVDTETGLLVDSEQEFTAVVRELLADDVRRKAMGEAALTHAAQFTWTATGTRFAQLIAQATAGDDRAGHDRKTTARVTAGS, from the coding sequence GTGGACCACTCCGACACCCCCTCCCGCCACGTTCTGTTCCTCAACTGGCGCGACACCACCAACCCCGAAGGCGGCGGCTCCGAGGTCTACATCGAACGCATCGCCGCCGAACTGGTCACCGCCGGTCACCGGGTGACTCTGCTCTGTGCCGCGCACGACCAGGGGGGACCGGCCGAGACCACCGACACCGGGGTACGGGTGCTGCGCCGCGGCTCCCGGATGACGGTCTACCTGCGGGCGGCGCTGATCTGTCTGGTCGGCCGGTTCGGCTTCGGCCCGCTGGGCCGCCGTGGTCTCGGTCGACCGGATCTGGTCGTGGACGTCTGCAACGGGGTGCCCTTCTTCGCCCCCCTCTATGCCGGTCGGCCGGTCATCGCCCTGGTGCACCACGTGCACCGGGAACAGTGGCCGGTGGTGTTCGGCCCCTGGATGAGTCGGCTGGGCTGGTGGATCGAATCGTGGCTGGCGGTCCGCCTCTACCGCCGTTGCCGGTACGTCACCGTCTCCGAGGCCAGCCGGGCCGAGCTGACCGACCTGGGGGTGGACGCCGACCGGATCGACGTGGTGCCCAACGGCACCCCCGCGGTGACCGGCCCTGCCCTGCCGCGTACCCCGCACCCCTCGCTGCTGGTGCTGGGCCGACTGGTGCCGCACAAGCGGGTGGAGATCGCCCTGCGGGCGGTCGCCGAACTGGTCGACGAACTGCCCGGCCTGGAACTGGTGGTGGCCGGGCAGGGCTGGTGGGAGGGACCCCTGCGCGAGTTGTCCGAGTCCCTGGGCATCACCGACCGGGTCCGGTTCACCGGCTTCGTCAGCGAGGAGGAGAAGCACGCCCTGCTCTGCTCGGCCTGGCTGGCCCTGACCCCCTCACTCAAGGAGGGCTGGGGACTGACCATCGTGGAGGCCGCCGCGTGCAGCACCCCTACAGTGGCCTTCCGCTACGCCGGTGGGGTGGCCGAGGCGATGGTCGACACGGAGACCGGACTGCTCGTCGACAGCGAGCAGGAGTTCACCGCCGTGGTCCGGGAACTGCTGGCCGACGACGTACGCCGCAAGGCGATGGGTGAGGCCGCGCTGACCCACGCGGCCCAGTTCACCTGGACCGCCACCGGCACCCGCTTCGCCCAACTGATCGCCCAGGCCACCGCCGGAGACGACCGCGCGGGCCACGACCGGAAGACGACCGCCCGGGTCACCGCCGGAAGCTGA
- a CDS encoding substrate-binding and VWA domain-containing protein, translated as MEADRRAPTRALSHRSPVVLLSAALAVLLAGWAAVAYVRADRGTPTCVEQVRLRVAAAPVIAPALDRVARANTGNQPCVSVEVQVRPSAEVIRELAEGGEVADAWLPESTFWLRRARAAGAFEVPAAGTSVASTPVVLAVTDRVAGRSGWPAKPLTWKSLLGAERTVGLPDPAADPAGVGALLGVRMLADENGDSAATWTATLRRLATDTFSPAEQTSFLNPGRDLPGGVDMVAATEQAVLEHNALTTSGKKLVAAYPEIAVPWLDLPYVVLPSAEGRARDAAAGFLAELLNSTAREMLLGHGFRTASGFPPALPSDDRLAAEERRPVPLPDEETVTEVLTGWSGVQRSARILTLLDVSGSMAAQVPGGGTRLEATVRAAEAGAALLLDNTELGVWAFATRLDGERDHREILPVAPLGAQRERLAEALDTVRAKPQGGTGLYDSTLAAYRDARRHWTPGRINLVLVMTDGRNEDDDSIGRAALLAELKRMQEPRRPLPIIFIGLGEEIDPEELKAIAKVTGGRVFVTAQPSGMRRIFFSALADLSCLPPECRR; from the coding sequence GTGGAGGCCGACCGTCGCGCGCCCACGCGCGCCCTGTCCCACCGCTCCCCGGTGGTGCTGCTCAGTGCCGCCCTGGCGGTGCTGCTGGCCGGCTGGGCGGCGGTGGCGTACGTGCGCGCCGACCGGGGCACGCCGACCTGCGTCGAACAGGTACGGCTGCGGGTGGCCGCCGCCCCGGTGATCGCGCCCGCGCTGGACCGGGTGGCCCGGGCCAACACCGGCAACCAGCCGTGCGTCTCCGTCGAGGTGCAGGTGCGGCCCTCGGCGGAGGTGATCCGGGAACTAGCCGAGGGTGGCGAGGTGGCCGACGCCTGGCTGCCGGAGTCGACCTTCTGGCTGCGGCGGGCCCGGGCCGCCGGTGCCTTCGAGGTTCCCGCCGCAGGCACCTCGGTGGCCAGCACCCCGGTGGTGCTGGCGGTGACCGACCGGGTGGCCGGTCGTTCCGGCTGGCCGGCCAAGCCGCTGACCTGGAAATCCCTGCTCGGTGCCGAGCGTACGGTCGGGCTGCCCGACCCGGCGGCCGACCCCGCCGGGGTCGGCGCCCTGCTGGGGGTACGGATGCTGGCCGACGAGAACGGCGACTCGGCGGCGACTTGGACGGCCACCCTGCGGCGCCTGGCCACCGACACCTTCAGCCCCGCCGAGCAGACCAGTTTCCTGAATCCCGGCCGGGACCTGCCGGGCGGGGTGGACATGGTCGCCGCCACTGAGCAGGCGGTGCTCGAACACAACGCGTTGACCACCTCCGGCAAGAAGCTGGTCGCCGCGTACCCGGAGATCGCCGTTCCCTGGCTCGACCTGCCGTACGTGGTGCTGCCCTCCGCCGAGGGGCGGGCGCGGGACGCCGCGGCCGGGTTCCTGGCCGAACTGCTCAACAGCACCGCCCGGGAGATGCTCCTCGGGCACGGCTTCCGGACCGCCTCGGGTTTCCCGCCGGCCCTGCCGAGCGACGACCGGCTGGCCGCGGAGGAACGTCGACCGGTGCCGCTGCCGGACGAGGAGACCGTCACCGAGGTGCTGACCGGTTGGAGCGGGGTGCAGCGCAGCGCCCGGATCCTCACCCTGCTGGACGTCTCCGGCTCGATGGCGGCCCAGGTGCCCGGCGGGGGCACCCGGCTCGAGGCGACCGTCCGTGCCGCCGAGGCGGGTGCGGCCCTGTTGCTGGACAACACCGAACTGGGTGTCTGGGCCTTCGCCACCAGGCTCGACGGTGAACGGGACCATCGGGAGATCCTGCCGGTGGCGCCGCTGGGCGCCCAGCGCGAACGGTTGGCCGAGGCCCTGGACACCGTCCGGGCCAAGCCCCAGGGCGGCACCGGGCTGTACGACAGCACCCTGGCCGCGTACCGCGACGCCCGGCGGCACTGGACTCCCGGGCGGATCAACCTGGTGCTGGTGATGACGGACGGCCGCAACGAGGACGACGACAGCATCGGCCGGGCCGCCCTCCTGGCCGAACTGAAGCGGATGCAGGAACCCCGCCGCCCACTGCCGATCATCTTCATCGGGCTGGGCGAAGAGATCGATCCCGAGGAGTTGAAGGCGATCGCGAAGGTCACCGGCGGGCGGGTCTTCGTCACCGCCCAGCCCAGCGGCATGCGCCGCATCTTCTTCTCCGCCCTGGCCGACCTGAGCTGCCTGCCGCCGGAGTGCCGCCGATGA